A section of the Humulus lupulus chromosome 2, drHumLupu1.1, whole genome shotgun sequence genome encodes:
- the LOC133819344 gene encoding probable serine/threonine-protein kinase At1g54610, with protein MGCVFGKTAKPVGGGGERERRKQKDDEVEVEVEEVETSHQVVGVSQNGSGNRQENERKEETSVSVRPKGEKRRSSRPNPRLSNLPKHVHGEQVAAGWPSWLSAVAGEAINGWTPRRADTFEKLDKIGQGTYSNVYKARDTLSGKVVALKKVRFDNLEPESVKFMAREILILRRLDHPNVVKLEGLVTSRMSCSLYLVFPYMEHDLAGLAASPGIKFTESQVKCYMHQLLSGLEHCHNRHVLHRDIKGSNLLIDNGGVLKIADFGLASFFDPNNKQPMTSRVVTLWYRPPELLLGATDYGVGVDLWSAGCILAELLAGKPIMPGRTEVEQLHKIFKLCGSPSDEYWKKSKLPHATIFKPQQSYKRCIAETYKDFPASSLPLIESLLAIDPAERQTATAALTSEFFTTKPYACDPSSLPKYPPSKEMDAKLRDEEARRLRAASKTNADGVKRSRARDRAVRAMPAPEANAELQANLDRRRLITHANAKSKSEKFPPPHQDGTLGYPLGSSHHIDPVFDPPDVPFSSTNFSYSKAPIQTWSGPLVDPASVGAPRRKKHSTGDSHSHSKSSKRDSRR; from the exons ATGGGGTGTGTGTTTGGGAAAACGGCAAAGCCGGTCGGGGGAGGAGGTGAGAGGGAGAGAAGGAAGCAGAAGGATGATGAAGTTGAAGTTGAGGTTGAGGAGGTTGAAACGAGTCATCAAGTGGTGGGAGTGAGTCAGAACGGTAGTGGGAATCGGCAAGAGAATGAGAGGAAAGAGGAGACAAGTGTGAGTGTGAGGCCCAAGGGTGAGAAGAGGCGTTCTTCGAGGCCGAATCCAAGGTTGAGTAATCTGCCTAAGCACGTTCATGGTGAACAGGTTGCCGCCGGGTGGCCCTCTTGGCTCTCTGCCGTTGCCGGTGAAGCTATCAATGGCTGGACTCCTCGACGAGCTGACACTTTCGAGAAGCTCGATAAG ATTGGGCAAGGTACTTACAGCAATGTTTACAAAGCTAGGGATACATTGTCAGGAAAAGTTGTTGCTCTTAAGAAAGTTCGCTTTGATAATTTGGAGCCCGAGAGTGTAAAGTTCATGGCCAGAGAGATTCTCATTTTGCGTCGATTGGATCATCCCAATGTGGTAAAATTGGAAGGTTTAGTGACGTCGAGAATGTCTTGTAGTTTGTATCTTGTTTTTCCATACATGGAACATGATTTGGCAGGACTTGCTGCAAGTCCGGGAATCAAGTTCACGGAGTCTCAG GTCAAATGCTATATGCACCAGCTATTATCAGGACTTGAGCATTGTCACAATCGTCATGTGTTGCATCGTGATATTAAAGGGTCAAATCTTCTTATTGACAATGGTGGTGTCTTAAAGATTGCTGATTTTGGATTGGCTTCATTTTTTGATCCTAATAACAAGCAGCCCATGACTAGTAGGGTCGTTACTCTGTGGTATAGACCCCCAGAGCTTCTTCTCGGTGCCACTGATTACGGTGTAGGTGTGGACCTATGGAGTGCTGGCTGTATTTTGGCCGAGTTATTGGCAGGAAAACCTATCATGCCTGGTCGAACAGAA GTGGAGCAGCTTCATAAGATATTCAAGTTATGTGGTTCTCCTTCAGATGAATATTGGAAAAAGTCAAAGCTGCCACATGCAACCATATTTAAACCCCAGCAATCATACAAACGGTGTATTGCAGAGACATACAAAGACTTTCCAGCATCATCGTTACCATTAATTGAAAGCCTTCTGGCAATTGACCCAGCAGAACGTCAAACTGCAACCGCTGCATTGACGAGCGAA TTTTTCACAACCAAACCTTATGCTTGTGATCCATCTAGCCTTCCAAAATATCCTCCCAGCAAAGAGATGGATGCTAAACTACGGGATGAAGAAGCTAGAAG GTTGAGAGCTGCTAGCAAGACTAATGCAGATGGCGTGAAGAGATCTCGTGCACGTGACCGAGCTGTAAGGGCGATGCCTGCTCCAGAAGCCAATGCTGAGCTTCAAGCCAATCTGGAT AGACGGCGTCTAATAACACATGCAAATGCAAAGAGCAAAAGTGAAAAGTTTCCTCCCCCACACCAAGATGGAACACTCGGCTATCCATTGGGTTCATCGCATCACATTGATCCTGTTTTTGATCCTCCCGATGTCCCATTCAGCTCCACCAACTTCTCTTATTCAAAAGCACCCATCCAAACATGGTCTGGTCCATTGGTCGACcctgcttcagttggggctccaAGGAGAAAGAAACACTCAACTGGGGATTCACATTCACACTCCAAATCATCAAAAAGAGACTCAAGAAGATAA
- the LOC133819345 gene encoding uncharacterized protein LOC133819345: MRPPPGGPGPGPIVGPPPGFLGGLFSGLYNTISSCVYVLCCCWLIQDCFGGPAGPPEGPRAPPGLAWPTPQQPGPPGLALLPPPGPPAPPFDPIPPPGPSLGPPGPFGPLGGPPSPPGPGPYGGPPP; encoded by the exons ATGAGACCACCTCCTGGTGGGCCTGGGCCTGGACCTATTGTTGGTCCTCCGCCGGGCTTTCTTGGTGGCCTTTTCAGTGGCTTGTACAACACCATATCTTCTTG TGTCTACGTGCTATGCTGTTGCTGGTTGATACAAGACTGTTTCGGCGGTCCAGCTGGGCCTCCTGAAGGCCCACGTGCTCCTCCTGGCCTAGCTTGGCCAACTCCTCAGCAACCTGGCCCACCGGGCCTTGCTTTACTGCCTCCTCCTGGGCCTCCAGCACCTCCTTTCGACCCAATTCCCCCACCTGGACCTTCTTTAGGCCCACCAGGCCCTTTTGGGCCTCTAGGAGGCCCACCTAGTCCTCCCGGTCCCGGACCTTATGGGGGTCCGCCGCCATGA